The following is a genomic window from Verrucosispora sp. WMMD573.
CTCACCGGCCTGCGGCGCGACGGCGAGGGCGCGGTGGCCGACCTCGACGGCACGATCGTGCGCGCCCGGTGGGTGGTCGGCGCCGACGGGATCAACAGCAGCGTCCGCGAGTTGGCCGGCATCGCCTTCACCGGGCCGGCCGGCTCCGAGGAGTCGTTCGTGCTCGCCGACGTACGCGTCGACAGCGGTCTGCCCCGCGACGGCGCGTCGATCTTCCTCGCCCGGGGCGGGCCGCTGGTCTGGGCGCCGCTGCCCGACGGGCGGGTACGCCTGGTCGCCACCGTCACCGATCCGCCCGCCGAGCCGGACGCGGCCTATCTGCAACGCCTGCTCGACGAGCGCGGCCTCCGGCAGCGGCCGGACCGGGTGCGCGAGGTGCTCTGGTCATCGCGTTTCCGGCTGCACCGACGGGTCGCCGGGACGTTCCGCTCCGGGCCGGTGCTGCTGGCCGGGGACGCCGGGCATGTGCACAGTCCGGCCGGCGGGCAGGGCATGAACCTCGGCATCAGCGACGCGGTCGACCTCGGTGAGACCCTGGCCGACGTGCTCGCCGGAGCGGCCGAGACCCGGCTGGACGAGTACGCGGCCAGACGTCGCCCGCTGGCACACGAGGTGGCCGGATTCGCCGACCGACTGACCCGCCTCGCTACCGTGCCACCCGCCGCTCGGCCGGCCCGGGACCTGCTGCTACGCCTGATTTCGATGCTGCCGCCGGTGCGGCACCGGATCGCGCTCCGGCTCTCCGGCCTCAGCCAACGCCCGACGTGAGTCGACGTTCCCGGTAATCGGACTGGCGGGTAACCACGGCCCCACGCTGTCGACAGTCGGGTCTACGCTGGCCCGGTGACGGTGGAGCAGCAGGCCCGGGGCGCAAGTGGCGGGGCCACGGGGGCGGGACGACGCCGATCCCGCAAGGACGAGATTCTTGAGATCGCGGTGGGTCTGTTCGCCTCGCGGGGTTACCACGGTGTGTCGATGGACGACATCGGCGCGGCTGCCGGTGTGACCGGCCCGGCGCTCTACCACCACTTCGCCGGCAAGGAGGCGATGCTGGTCGCCGCGCTGACGCCGGTGAGTGAGGGACTGCTCGACGGCGGGCGGCAGCGCTCCGCCGCCCATTCCGGCGACCCGCGCGCTTCGCTGGAGTCGCTCATCGACTTCCACGTGGACTTCGCGCTCGCCAACCCGGCCGTCATCGCGCTGCACCTGCACGAGCTGGACCGGCTGCCGGAGGAGCCCCGGCGGCGCATCCGCCGACTTCAGCGGCTCTACGTCGAGGAGTGGGTCACCGTGCTGACCGCCCTGCATCCGGGGCTGCCGGACGGCGAGGCGCGGGTGTTGGCACACGCCGCGTTCGGCCTGATGAACTCCACCCCGTTCCTCGGCGGCGAGGTCGACCGCCGGCGTCGGGC
Proteins encoded in this region:
- a CDS encoding FAD-dependent oxidoreductase; protein product: MLPERTEVLVVGAGPTGLTAALTLARRGVEVTVVDQREKPAVTSRAAVVHAYTLEVLDRIGAGEALVTRGLRSARFSVRDRDRVLVTVPFGGLPSRHRYALMVSQSVTEEVLTDRLAEAGVRVLRPYRLTGLRRDGEGAVADLDGTIVRARWVVGADGINSSVRELAGIAFTGPAGSEESFVLADVRVDSGLPRDGASIFLARGGPLVWAPLPDGRVRLVATVTDPPAEPDAAYLQRLLDERGLRQRPDRVREVLWSSRFRLHRRVAGTFRSGPVLLAGDAGHVHSPAGGQGMNLGISDAVDLGETLADVLAGAAETRLDEYAARRRPLAHEVAGFADRLTRLATVPPAARPARDLLLRLISMLPPVRHRIALRLSGLSQRPT
- a CDS encoding TetR/AcrR family transcriptional regulator, yielding MTVEQQARGASGGATGAGRRRSRKDEILEIAVGLFASRGYHGVSMDDIGAAAGVTGPALYHHFAGKEAMLVAALTPVSEGLLDGGRQRSAAHSGDPRASLESLIDFHVDFALANPAVIALHLHELDRLPEEPRRRIRRLQRLYVEEWVTVLTALHPGLPDGEARVLAHAAFGLMNSTPFLGGEVDRRRRAELLRAATLAALLAPTDPA